The Oxalobacteraceae bacterium OTU3CINTB1 genome includes a window with the following:
- a CDS encoding HAMP domain-containing histidine kinase, translating to MRFAKPTWLNSLGVKVLLAYVAGMVLSITLLLAAVFYLISTKSEILPSMDVAERAEEMAEALLFDSAGRPVGFMESEDSHPWTYDSLRREISYRVLDTAGNVALASATGPGTAWPSTPATRRLTSGPFTFDFAGVPMYAGTAAVEHEGKRWFVQFAASKRIVELFQTEFALPFMGAGVVLFSLVMLFVFGACALITLRYTLKPLREVSESAASISPRALHARLRVNAVPAEIAPLVDSFNRVLERLELGYRVQQGFLATAAHELKTPLALIRAQVELTGEGSERDSLLSDIQHMTRQVQQLLLLAEASEEQNYIFAMVDPRDVGAEAVGYLRRMADAANVRLTLRDDGPVAPWQADPATLFTLLKNLLENAIQHAPQGTEVCLTVGAGALTVRDSGPGVTPEQMARMFERFWRGAHRRDHGAGLGLSICQEIARAHGWTLAAEPMAPGLLFRLTTRPTPDA from the coding sequence ATGCGCTTCGCGAAACCGACGTGGCTGAATAGCCTGGGCGTCAAAGTCCTGCTCGCTTATGTGGCCGGCATGGTGCTCAGCATCACCCTGCTGCTGGCGGCCGTTTTTTACCTCATCTCGACGAAAAGCGAGATTTTGCCCAGCATGGACGTGGCCGAACGCGCGGAGGAAATGGCCGAGGCGCTGCTCTTCGATAGCGCCGGACGGCCGGTCGGCTTCATGGAAAGCGAAGACAGCCACCCCTGGACGTACGACAGTCTCCGGCGCGAGATCTCGTACCGCGTGCTGGACACGGCCGGCAACGTCGCGCTGGCGTCCGCCACCGGCCCCGGGACGGCATGGCCGTCGACACCGGCCACGCGCCGGTTGACATCCGGCCCCTTCACCTTCGATTTCGCCGGCGTGCCGATGTACGCCGGCACCGCCGCCGTCGAGCATGAGGGCAAGCGCTGGTTTGTGCAGTTCGCCGCCAGCAAGCGGATCGTCGAGCTGTTCCAAACCGAGTTCGCGCTTCCGTTCATGGGCGCCGGCGTCGTGTTGTTCAGTCTGGTCATGCTGTTCGTCTTCGGCGCCTGCGCGCTGATCACGCTGCGCTACACGCTCAAGCCGCTGCGCGAAGTGTCGGAGTCGGCCGCGTCGATTTCCCCGCGCGCGCTGCACGCGCGGCTGCGGGTCAACGCCGTGCCGGCCGAAATCGCGCCGCTGGTCGACAGTTTCAACCGCGTGCTGGAGCGCCTGGAACTGGGTTATCGCGTCCAGCAGGGTTTTCTGGCGACGGCCGCACACGAGCTGAAAACGCCGCTGGCCCTGATCCGCGCACAAGTCGAGTTGACGGGCGAAGGTAGCGAGCGCGATTCGCTACTGAGCGACATTCAGCACATGACGCGCCAGGTGCAGCAGTTGCTGCTGCTGGCCGAAGCGAGCGAGGAGCAAAATTACATTTTCGCCATGGTCGATCCGCGCGACGTCGGCGCCGAGGCGGTCGGCTATCTGCGCCGCATGGCCGATGCGGCGAACGTACGCCTGACCTTGCGCGACGACGGCCCCGTGGCGCCATGGCAGGCGGACCCGGCGACGCTGTTCACCTTGCTGAAAAACCTGCTGGAAAACGCCATCCAGCATGCCCCCCAAGGCACCGAGGTGTGCCTGACGGTCGGCGCCGGGGCGCTGACGGTACGCGATAGCGGCCCCGGGGTGACACCGGAACAGATGGCGCGGATGTTCGAGCGCTTCTGGCGTGGCGCGCACCGCCGCGACCATGGCGCCGGATTGGGCCTCTCGATTTGCCAGGAAATCGCGCGCGCGCACGGCTGGACACTGGCGGCAGAGCCGATGGCGCCTGGACTGCTGTTCCGGCTGACGACCCGACCGACGCCGGACGCGTAA
- a CDS encoding efflux transporter outer membrane subunit, with amino-acid sequence MRPPANFVLFIRRALSRAPQLAAVALLAGCATAVPELTPGGPAAPVAAQWHAPLPHRGQLAGLGLWWGQFDDLLVPRLIAAGQGASPTLAEAVARIAEARAAGVSSGAALMPNLSANASASRARSEIAAPVGEASSAGLQAGWELDLFGANRAGAGAAQAALESSQAGWHVARVSLAAEIATAYLGLRACEAQLVQAELDVRSRTRTAELTNLAADAGFRAPAAADLARASAAQANAALVQQRAQCDLSVKTLVALTALDETALRGELAAGAARLPQPAELAVAAVPAAVLAQRPDIYAAARDVVAASARADQAQAQRWPRVTLAGSIVASRVSGGGVSSNGSVWSVGPVTVTLPLFDGGALRASAQAARVRYETATTVYAARLREAVRDVETALVTLQSTAARGADTYAAAAGFERSYRATEASYQAGTASLFELEDARRSMLAAQVAVIELRRERVAAWIALYRELGGGWSEAGAQASIATTAESPEPPIANMVSRTAPARQEQGNQ; translated from the coding sequence ATGCGTCCACCCGCCAACTTCGTTCTATTTATCCGCCGGGCGCTGTCGCGCGCGCCGCAGCTGGCCGCCGTCGCGTTGTTGGCCGGCTGCGCGACCGCCGTTCCCGAGCTGACACCGGGCGGTCCGGCGGCGCCGGTGGCCGCCCAATGGCACGCGCCGCTGCCGCACCGCGGCCAGCTTGCCGGCCTGGGCCTTTGGTGGGGGCAGTTCGACGACTTGCTGGTGCCGCGCCTGATCGCGGCCGGGCAGGGCGCCAGCCCGACGCTGGCGGAGGCCGTGGCCCGCATCGCCGAGGCCCGCGCGGCCGGGGTGTCCAGCGGCGCCGCCTTGATGCCCAATCTAAGCGCCAATGCCAGCGCCAGTCGTGCCCGCTCGGAGATCGCCGCACCGGTTGGGGAGGCTTCGTCGGCCGGCTTGCAGGCCGGCTGGGAGCTGGACCTGTTCGGCGCCAACCGCGCCGGCGCCGGCGCCGCCCAGGCCGCACTGGAGTCCAGCCAGGCCGGCTGGCATGTGGCGCGGGTGTCCCTGGCCGCCGAGATCGCCACCGCCTACCTGGGCTTGCGCGCTTGCGAAGCGCAATTGGTGCAGGCCGAACTCGACGTCCGTTCGCGGACCCGGACCGCCGAACTGACCAATCTGGCGGCGGACGCCGGCTTCCGCGCGCCGGCCGCGGCCGATCTGGCGCGCGCCAGCGCCGCGCAGGCGAACGCCGCCCTGGTCCAGCAGCGCGCGCAATGCGATCTCTCGGTCAAGACGCTGGTCGCACTCACCGCGCTGGACGAGACGGCGCTGCGCGGCGAGCTCGCGGCCGGTGCCGCCCGCCTGCCGCAACCAGCCGAACTGGCCGTGGCCGCCGTGCCGGCCGCCGTGCTGGCGCAACGGCCCGACATCTACGCCGCCGCGCGCGACGTTGTGGCCGCCAGCGCACGTGCCGACCAGGCACAGGCGCAACGCTGGCCGCGCGTTACCCTAGCCGGCAGCATAGTCGCCAGCCGCGTGAGTGGCGGCGGTGTCAGCAGCAACGGCAGCGTCTGGAGCGTGGGACCGGTGACCGTGACCTTGCCGCTGTTCGACGGCGGCGCGCTGCGCGCCAGCGCGCAGGCGGCGCGCGTGCGCTACGAGACCGCCACCACGGTCTACGCGGCACGCCTGCGCGAAGCGGTGCGCGACGTCGAAACGGCGCTGGTCACACTACAAAGCACGGCTGCGCGAGGCGCCGACACCTATGCGGCCGCCGCCGGATTCGAGCGCTCCTACCGTGCGACGGAGGCGAGCTACCAAGCCGGCACCGCCAGCTTGTTCGAGCTGGAGGACGCCCGCCGCAGCATGCTCGCCGCGCAGGTCGCGGTGATCGAGCTGCGGCGCGAGCGCGTGGCCGCCTGGATCGCCCTGTACCGCGAGCTCGGCGGCGGCTGGTCCGAAGCCGGCGCGCAGGCTTCGATCGCGACCACCGCCGAGTCGCCCGAACCACCCATCGCCAACATGGTCAGCCGCACCGCGCCGGCCCGCCAGGAACAAGGAAACCAATGA
- a CDS encoding GtrA family protein: MKFRIDRAALAALAATPLLGQFLRFALVGASGTAVQYLLLWFGVERCGAGAAAASGAGYALAAVVNYVMNYFFTFGGGDGHLGAAGRYLTLLGLGWCLNTALMSLLVQGAGWHYWPAQALATGLGLLWNFAGSRWWAFLPRR, from the coding sequence GTGAAATTCCGGATAGACCGCGCTGCACTGGCGGCGCTCGCGGCGACACCGCTGTTGGGGCAGTTCCTGCGCTTCGCACTGGTCGGCGCCTCTGGCACGGCGGTGCAGTACCTGCTGCTGTGGTTTGGCGTCGAGCGCTGCGGCGCCGGCGCGGCCGCGGCGTCGGGCGCCGGCTATGCGCTGGCCGCGGTGGTCAACTATGTGATGAACTATTTCTTTACGTTTGGCGGCGGCGACGGCCATCTGGGCGCGGCCGGCCGCTATTTGACCCTGCTGGGCCTGGGTTGGTGCCTGAACACCGCGCTGATGTCGCTGCTGGTGCAGGGAGCGGGTTGGCATTACTGGCCGGCGCAGGCGCTGGCCACCGGTCTGGGACTGTTGTGGAACTTCGCCGGCAGCCGCTGGTGGGCGTTTCTTCCCCGGCGCTAG
- a CDS encoding response regulator transcription factor — translation MNRILLIEDHDRLAQLMCKALAAAGIAVDVLDRIDTAWSAIQQLPYQAIILDRGLPDGDGLSLLQRVRAAGLHVPCLVLTARDALHDRVAGLEAGADDYLPKPFAMDEMVARVRALLRRPVDFRSLDPSHDDLTLRPGEGLVCCAEESVTLAPAEMQIMLMLVHRHAEVVRRSALEAAAWGLSEAVTPNALDVALHRIRRKLLAIGSRQRIINVRGLGYALRETDVAE, via the coding sequence ATGAATCGCATTCTACTAATCGAAGACCACGACCGCCTGGCCCAGCTGATGTGCAAGGCGCTGGCGGCCGCCGGCATCGCGGTCGACGTCCTCGACCGCATCGACACCGCGTGGTCCGCGATCCAGCAACTGCCGTATCAGGCGATCATCCTCGACCGCGGCTTGCCGGACGGCGACGGGCTATCGCTGTTGCAGCGCGTGCGCGCCGCCGGGCTGCACGTGCCCTGCCTGGTGCTGACGGCGCGCGACGCGCTGCACGACCGCGTCGCGGGACTTGAGGCCGGGGCTGACGACTACCTGCCCAAGCCGTTCGCCATGGACGAGATGGTCGCACGGGTGCGGGCCTTGCTGCGCCGCCCCGTGGACTTCCGTTCGCTCGATCCCAGCCACGACGACCTGACCCTGCGCCCCGGCGAGGGCCTGGTCTGCTGTGCGGAGGAAAGCGTCACCCTCGCCCCGGCGGAGATGCAGATCATGCTGATGCTGGTGCACCGCCATGCCGAGGTGGTGCGCCGCAGCGCGCTGGAGGCCGCCGCCTGGGGGCTGAGCGAGGCGGTCACGCCCAACGCGCTGGACGTGGCGCTGCACCGGATACGCCGCAAACTGCTGGCCATCGGCTCGCGCCAACGGATCATCAACGTGAGGGGACTGGGTTATGCGCTTCGCGAAACCGACGTGGCTGAATAG
- a CDS encoding polysaccharide deacetylase family protein yields MATPPLLTLKIDVDTYRGTRLGVGNLVRMLRAHGANATFLFSLGPDHTGWALRRALRPGFFSKVARTAVLEHYGLKTLMYGTLLPGPDIGRRCAVELRAVRDAGFECGIHTWDHVRWQDDVAARGAEWTREMMRKAARRHVDVFGLASRTHGAAGWQMNAAAFAEHEATGYRYASDGRAALDERGALRDPASGPHRVVAGARLIDCIQLPTTLPTLDELLGRAIDGRTITPDNVAAHLLSLTAGAPRDHVYTLHAELEGQKLAPVFEQLLLGWRAQGYRFGAMADYYDKVRHAPLPTSPLGWGELPGRSGRVIMQDGAP; encoded by the coding sequence ATGGCGACGCCACCACTACTGACGCTCAAGATCGACGTCGACACTTATCGCGGCACCCGGCTGGGCGTGGGCAACCTGGTGCGCATGCTGCGCGCGCACGGGGCCAACGCCACGTTCCTGTTCTCCCTCGGACCCGACCACACGGGGTGGGCCCTGCGGCGCGCGCTGCGGCCCGGATTTTTCAGCAAGGTCGCGCGCACCGCTGTGCTGGAACACTACGGCTTGAAGACGCTGATGTACGGCACCTTGCTGCCCGGCCCCGACATCGGCCGGCGCTGCGCGGTGGAGCTGCGCGCGGTGCGCGACGCCGGCTTCGAATGCGGCATCCACACCTGGGACCACGTGCGGTGGCAGGACGACGTGGCCGCGCGCGGCGCCGAGTGGACGCGCGAGATGATGCGCAAGGCCGCGCGCCGCCATGTCGACGTGTTCGGCCTGGCCTCGCGCACGCATGGCGCGGCCGGCTGGCAGATGAACGCCGCCGCCTTCGCCGAACACGAGGCCACCGGCTACCGGTATGCCTCCGACGGCCGCGCGGCGCTGGACGAGCGGGGCGCGCTGCGCGACCCGGCCAGCGGACCGCACCGGGTGGTGGCCGGCGCCCGCCTGATCGACTGCATCCAGTTGCCCACCACCTTGCCCACGCTCGACGAACTGCTCGGGCGTGCGATCGACGGCAGGACGATCACACCCGACAACGTCGCGGCGCACCTGTTGTCGCTGACCGCCGGCGCACCGCGCGACCATGTCTACACGCTGCACGCCGAACTGGAAGGACAAAAGCTGGCGCCGGTGTTCGAGCAGTTGCTGCTCGGCTGGCGCGCGCAAGGCTACCGATTCGGCGCGATGGCCGACTACTACGACAAGGTCAGGCACGCGCCGTTGCCGACGTCGCCGTTGGGCTGGGGCGAGCTGCCCGGGCGTTCCGGGCGCGTGATCATGCAGGACGGGGCGCCGTAA
- a CDS encoding MipA/OmpV family protein, translating to MQFPRIFTSATPSAIHHVAVASVLALGLGAASMANAAPGDAASSWGLGVAAFTEQQPYAGIDRENRALPLISYDNQYVRVFGPVVEFKAYSLDLGGGQRLDLRVVGKYDFSGYEAKDAPILNGMRERKGGFWAGGKVKWTTGVVDVSAELLADASGNSKGRRFNLGLEKNWRIGQHVILTPRAGASWVDKKYVDYYYGVAADEARAGRAAYEGKSGVNAELGLRSTYVFDAHHSMFLDLGVSKLSKKIKDSPLVDRATESRVGLGYLYRF from the coding sequence ATGCAGTTTCCGCGCATCTTTACCTCGGCCACCCCTTCGGCAATCCACCACGTGGCGGTCGCCTCGGTCCTCGCACTCGGGCTGGGCGCCGCCTCCATGGCGAACGCCGCCCCGGGCGACGCGGCGTCCTCGTGGGGCCTGGGCGTGGCCGCCTTCACCGAGCAGCAGCCGTATGCCGGCATCGACCGGGAAAACCGCGCATTGCCGCTGATCTCCTACGACAACCAATATGTGCGCGTGTTCGGCCCCGTTGTCGAATTCAAGGCTTACAGCCTCGACCTCGGCGGTGGTCAGCGCCTCGACCTGCGCGTGGTCGGCAAATACGACTTCAGCGGTTATGAAGCCAAGGACGCGCCCATCCTGAATGGCATGCGCGAGCGCAAAGGTGGTTTTTGGGCGGGCGGCAAGGTGAAATGGACGACCGGCGTGGTCGACGTCAGCGCCGAACTGCTGGCCGACGCCTCGGGCAACAGCAAGGGACGCCGCTTCAACCTGGGCCTGGAAAAGAACTGGCGCATCGGCCAGCATGTTATATTGACGCCCCGCGCAGGCGCCAGCTGGGTCGACAAGAAATACGTCGACTACTACTATGGCGTCGCCGCCGACGAGGCGCGCGCCGGCCGTGCCGCTTACGAGGGCAAATCCGGCGTCAACGCCGAACTGGGCTTGCGTAGCACCTACGTTTTCGATGCCCACCACTCCATGTTTCTTGATCTGGGGGTGAGTAAGCTTTCCAAAAAGATCAAGGATAGCCCTCTGGTCGACCGCGCGACCGAGAGCCGCGTCGGCCTGGGATACCTGTACCGCTTCTGA
- a CDS encoding formyltransferase gives MTAPRAVVFAYHDVGVRCLRVLLAGGVDVALVVTHDEDPAENIWYGSVRAVCREHGIATTVHPDPADPALLAAVRAARPDFLFSFYYRHMLPAAVLAVAPAYNMHGSLLPKFRGRAPVNWAVLHGADRTGATLHEMTVKPDAGAIVAQTAVPILPDDTAFEVFGKVTVAAEQTLWGVLPALLAGDPLRRDNDLRQGSYFGARTPADGRIDWHADAQTVYNLHRAVAPPYPGAHTEVGGVTLTLARARLLRGGAASGTAPGLAVLDGAIVGVCGDGRMLAISSLLDGAAEISPQQLQTMLASSAAQIDIT, from the coding sequence GTGACGGCGCCGCGCGCCGTGGTGTTCGCCTACCACGATGTCGGCGTGCGCTGCCTGCGGGTACTGCTGGCCGGCGGCGTGGACGTCGCACTTGTCGTCACGCACGACGAAGATCCGGCCGAGAACATCTGGTACGGCTCGGTGCGGGCGGTTTGCCGCGAACACGGCATCGCCACCACTGTCCATCCCGACCCTGCGGATCCGGCGCTGCTGGCCGCAGTGCGCGCGGCCCGGCCCGATTTCCTGTTCAGTTTTTACTACCGCCACATGCTGCCGGCCGCCGTGCTGGCGGTGGCGCCGGCCTACAACATGCATGGCTCGCTGCTGCCGAAGTTTCGCGGCCGGGCGCCGGTCAACTGGGCCGTGCTGCATGGCGCCGACCGCACCGGCGCCACCTTGCACGAGATGACCGTCAAGCCCGACGCCGGCGCCATCGTGGCGCAGACGGCGGTGCCCATCCTGCCCGACGACACGGCCTTCGAGGTGTTCGGCAAGGTCACCGTGGCGGCGGAGCAGACCTTGTGGGGCGTGCTGCCGGCACTGCTGGCGGGCGATCCTCTGCGCCGCGACAATGACCTGCGGCAGGGCAGTTACTTCGGCGCGCGCACGCCGGCCGACGGCCGCATCGACTGGCACGCCGACGCGCAAACCGTCTACAACCTGCACCGCGCGGTGGCGCCGCCGTATCCCGGCGCGCACACGGAGGTGGGCGGCGTGACGCTGACCTTGGCGCGAGCGCGCCTGCTGCGCGGGGGGGCGGCGTCCGGCACGGCGCCCGGCCTGGCGGTGCTCGACGGCGCGATCGTCGGCGTGTGCGGCGACGGCCGGATGTTGGCCATTTCCTCCTTGCTGGACGGCGCGGCCGAGATATCGCCACAACAGTTACAAACCATGCTGGCCAGTTCGGCGGCGCAGATCGACATCACCTGA
- a CDS encoding bifunctional UDP-4-keto-pentose/UDP-xylose synthase codes for MKKVLILGVNGFIGHHLSKRILESTDWEVFGMDMHTDRITALLENPAYKSRMHFYEGDITINKEWIEYHVKKCDVIVPLVAIATPSTYVKEPLRVFELDFEANLPIVRSAAKYGKHLVFPSTSEVYGMCHDEEFDPENSELVCGPINKPRWIYSNAKQLMDRVIWGYGMEGLNFTLFRPFNWIGAGLDSIHTAKEGSSRVVTQFFGHIVRGEAISLVDGGAQKRAFTYIDDGIDALVRIIANVDGVATGKIYNIGNPVNNYSIRELAQMMMALAADYPEYAEAARRVKIVETTSGAYYGEGYQDVQNRVPKIANTSAELDWKPVTGMADALRRIFDAYRGQVAQARALID; via the coding sequence ATGAAAAAAGTCCTAATCCTCGGCGTCAACGGCTTTATCGGCCACCACCTGTCCAAGCGCATCCTCGAAAGCACCGACTGGGAGGTGTTCGGCATGGACATGCACACCGACCGCATCACGGCCCTGCTGGAGAACCCGGCGTACAAGTCGCGCATGCATTTCTACGAGGGCGACATCACGATCAACAAGGAGTGGATCGAATACCACGTCAAGAAGTGCGACGTGATCGTGCCGTTGGTGGCCATCGCCACGCCGTCGACCTACGTCAAGGAACCCTTGCGCGTGTTCGAACTCGATTTCGAGGCCAACCTGCCGATCGTGCGCTCGGCCGCCAAATACGGCAAGCACCTGGTGTTCCCGTCGACGTCGGAGGTGTACGGCATGTGCCACGACGAGGAGTTCGATCCTGAAAACTCCGAACTGGTGTGCGGCCCGATCAACAAGCCGCGCTGGATCTATTCCAACGCCAAGCAGTTGATGGACCGGGTGATCTGGGGCTACGGCATGGAGGGACTGAACTTCACGCTGTTCCGGCCCTTCAACTGGATCGGTGCGGGACTGGACTCGATCCACACCGCCAAGGAGGGCTCGTCGCGCGTGGTGACGCAGTTCTTCGGCCATATCGTGCGCGGCGAGGCGATCTCGCTGGTCGACGGTGGCGCCCAAAAACGCGCCTTCACCTACATCGACGACGGTATCGATGCCCTGGTGCGCATCATCGCCAACGTCGACGGCGTCGCCACCGGAAAAATCTACAACATCGGCAATCCGGTCAACAATTATTCGATTCGCGAACTGGCCCAAATGATGATGGCGCTGGCCGCCGACTACCCGGAGTACGCGGAGGCGGCGCGTCGGGTGAAGATCGTCGAGACCACGTCCGGCGCCTACTACGGCGAAGGTTACCAGGACGTGCAGAACCGCGTGCCGAAGATCGCCAACACCAGCGCGGAGCTGGACTGGAAGCCGGTCACCGGCATGGCCGACGCGCTGCGGCGCATCTTCGACGCCTATCGCGGCCAAGTGGCGCAGGCCCGGGCGCTGATCGACTGA
- a CDS encoding efflux RND transporter periplasmic adaptor subunit has product MKNIRHHILYLAAALTATLAVAAIAVAMPEPAKPPASAPRSVLTVEVATPQPAVLPIRLAANGNIAAWQEASIGAEANGLRLAEVRVNVGDVVRRGQVLATFAAATVGAELAQSRAAAAEAEAALAEAGANAQRARQLQTTGAMSAQQIQQYLTAERTAQARLDALRAAENTQQLRLAQTRVLAPDDGVISARGATVGAVPPAGQELFRLILRGRLEWRAEVAASDLAQLKPGQAALVTPAGGKPINGRLRMVAPAVDTLSRNGLVYVDLPPGSPARAGMFARGEFETGSARMVTLPQSAVLMRDGFSYVLRVGADSRVAQTKVTVGRRAGDRIEIVDGIAAPARVVVAGGAFLGHGDLVTVGAAPAPMKAPAPATIDATAATAGNN; this is encoded by the coding sequence ATGAAAAATATACGCCACCATATCCTTTATCTGGCTGCGGCGCTGACCGCCACGCTTGCCGTCGCCGCCATCGCGGTTGCCATGCCGGAGCCGGCCAAGCCCCCGGCGTCGGCTCCCAGGAGCGTGCTGACGGTCGAGGTCGCGACGCCGCAGCCAGCCGTGCTGCCGATCCGGCTGGCCGCCAACGGCAATATCGCGGCCTGGCAGGAAGCCAGCATCGGCGCCGAGGCCAACGGCCTGCGCCTGGCCGAGGTCAGGGTCAATGTCGGCGACGTGGTCCGGCGCGGCCAGGTGCTGGCCACCTTCGCCGCCGCCACCGTGGGCGCCGAGCTGGCGCAAAGCCGCGCCGCCGCCGCCGAGGCGGAGGCCGCGCTGGCCGAGGCCGGGGCCAACGCGCAGCGCGCCCGTCAACTGCAAACCACCGGCGCCATGTCGGCCCAGCAAATCCAGCAATACCTCACGGCCGAGCGCACCGCGCAGGCGCGGCTGGACGCGTTGCGGGCCGCCGAGAACACCCAGCAACTGCGCCTGGCGCAGACCCGCGTGCTGGCTCCGGACGACGGCGTGATCTCGGCGCGCGGCGCGACGGTGGGGGCGGTGCCGCCGGCCGGGCAGGAGCTCTTTCGGCTGATCCTGCGAGGCCGGCTGGAATGGCGCGCCGAGGTCGCGGCTTCCGACCTGGCGCAGCTCAAGCCGGGCCAGGCCGCGCTGGTGACGCCGGCCGGCGGTAAGCCGATAAACGGCCGCCTGCGGATGGTCGCGCCGGCGGTCGATACGCTCTCGCGCAACGGTCTGGTGTACGTTGACTTGCCGCCGGGGAGCCCGGCGCGCGCCGGCATGTTCGCGCGCGGCGAGTTCGAGACCGGCAGCGCGCGCATGGTGACGTTGCCGCAAAGCGCGGTGCTGATGCGTGATGGCTTCAGCTACGTACTGCGGGTGGGCGCCGATTCGCGCGTGGCGCAGACCAAGGTGACAGTCGGGCGGCGCGCGGGCGACAGGATCGAGATCGTCGACGGCATCGCGGCGCCGGCGCGGGTGGTGGTGGCCGGCGGCGCCTTCCTCGGCCACGGCGACCTGGTCACGGTGGGCGCCGCGCCGGCACCGATGAAGGCGCCGGCACCGGCCACCATCGACGCCACCGCCGCCACCGCTGGCAACAACTGA
- a CDS encoding UDP-glucose/GDP-mannose dehydrogenase family protein — protein MKITIIGTGYVGLVTGACLAELGNDVVCLDLDEDKIALLNGGGMPIHEPGLEEIVERNRDAGRLRFCTDVAAAVEHGDLQFIAVGTPSDEDGAADLRHVLAAARAIGRHMRGFKVVVDKSTVPVGTGERVAAALRVELGRRASVAAFSVVSNPEFLKEGAAVEDFMRPDRIVIGCDGTPDGERARDLLRTLYKPFNRNHERTHWMDVRSAEFTKYAANAMLATRISLMNELANLADCVGVDIEAVRRGIGADPRIGHGFLYAGAGYGGSCFPKDVRALARTAARFGQELLILRAVEAVNQQQQQLLGRKILRRYDDDLDGRHFAVWGLAFKPNTDDMREAPARALLRQLLRAGATVAVYDPVAMAEAARTLALDLSAGELARVRFAATPLDALAGADALAVVTEWKAFRSPDFGKIKAALKQPVIFDGRNLFEPEAMDAYGFEYHGIGRGSRLAKNAPSSAPRATARRAVSQHADYLISAS, from the coding sequence ATGAAAATCACCATCATCGGAACGGGCTACGTCGGCCTGGTGACGGGCGCCTGCCTGGCCGAACTGGGCAACGATGTCGTCTGCCTCGACCTCGACGAGGACAAGATCGCGCTGCTCAACGGCGGCGGCATGCCAATCCACGAACCGGGGCTCGAGGAAATCGTCGAACGCAACCGTGACGCCGGCAGGCTGCGCTTTTGCACCGACGTCGCCGCCGCCGTGGAGCACGGCGACTTGCAGTTCATCGCGGTCGGCACGCCAAGCGACGAGGACGGCGCCGCCGACCTGCGGCACGTGCTGGCCGCCGCGCGCGCGATCGGCCGCCACATGCGCGGCTTCAAGGTTGTGGTCGACAAGTCGACCGTGCCGGTCGGCACCGGCGAGCGCGTGGCCGCCGCGCTGCGCGTGGAGTTGGGCAGGCGCGCTTCGGTTGCCGCTTTCTCGGTCGTCTCGAACCCCGAGTTCCTCAAGGAGGGCGCGGCAGTCGAGGATTTCATGCGGCCCGACCGCATCGTCATCGGCTGCGACGGCACGCCCGATGGCGAGCGCGCGCGTGACCTGCTGCGCACGCTCTACAAGCCTTTCAACCGCAACCACGAGCGCACCCACTGGATGGACGTGCGCTCGGCCGAGTTCACCAAATATGCCGCCAACGCCATGCTGGCCACGCGCATCTCGTTGATGAACGAACTGGCCAATCTGGCCGATTGCGTCGGCGTCGATATCGAGGCGGTGCGGCGCGGCATCGGCGCCGATCCGCGTATCGGCCACGGCTTCCTGTACGCCGGCGCCGGCTACGGCGGTTCCTGCTTTCCGAAGGACGTGCGGGCGCTCGCGCGCACCGCCGCACGCTTCGGCCAGGAGCTGTTGATCCTGCGCGCGGTGGAGGCGGTCAACCAGCAACAGCAGCAGCTACTGGGCCGCAAGATCCTCCGGCGCTACGACGACGATCTGGACGGCAGGCATTTCGCTGTGTGGGGACTGGCGTTCAAGCCGAACACCGACGACATGCGGGAAGCGCCGGCGCGCGCGCTGCTGCGCCAGTTGCTACGCGCGGGCGCGACCGTGGCCGTGTACGACCCGGTCGCGATGGCCGAGGCCGCGCGGACCTTGGCGCTGGATCTCAGCGCCGGTGAGCTGGCGCGGGTGCGCTTCGCCGCCACCCCGCTCGACGCCTTGGCCGGCGCCGACGCGCTGGCGGTCGTCACCGAGTGGAAGGCGTTTCGTAGCCCCGATTTCGGCAAGATCAAGGCGGCGCTGAAACAGCCGGTCATCTTCGACGGGCGCAATCTGTTCGAGCCGGAGGCAATGGACGCGTACGGGTTTGAGTACCACGGCATCGGGCGCGGCTCCCGGCTCGCCAAGAACGCCCCGTCCAGCGCGCCGCGTGCCACGGCCCGGCGGGCGGTGTCGCAACATGCCGATTACTTGATAAGCGCCTCGTGA